GTTGTTTCCTCCGGTGCGCCTTCCTTTCTTTCCTCTATTGGTGGCATAGATGTTACCAACATTGCCAATGGAATAGCCATGCTGATGATAGACAGGGCAAAGAAGGAATTAACGGTTACTTTCTTTAACCGGTTTAAAAAGTTTGTGGAAGACAGGCAGGAATTCCGCGTACTGTTTCCGAAAACCACCGGTAACCTGAGCAACCTGCTGGCGTATAAATATCCTGAAATGCTGCCGGCTTTAAGAACCGGTTTCTTTGAAGATTTAAAGAACATCACTTTTCATCTGGACGATGTATTGGAATTGCCACGTTACAATGAACTGCTGAAAAACTTTCCGGAAATGCGTATGGCCATCAGATCAGTAAGGCTGATACATGGTATTGAATCCGGTGATATGCATCCCGCCGATGTTTTAACGCAATACGCCGCCTTTGATGAATGGACCGACTCGCTCACAAATTATAAATTTCAAAACTTCGGAAGCACGATAAAACTGGCAGCTATTTTTTCCAACAGTTTAAGAGATTCTTCCAGCTTATCAAAAGATCCGGATAGAAAAAAAGACAGCGCCAAAGCCTGGATCAGCTTTAAAAACATGCAGGAGCTTGTAAAGGATAAAGTGGCGTTCAGAATATATTTAGGGCTTATCTATCAATTGGCAAAGAAAGAAAATATACATTGGCAGGATGATAAAATAACCCATTCCTTTACCAGTATTATGGATCAGCAGAAAGATAATGTTTTCCTGTTTGAAAATAAGGTGACCGAATTTATTACACTGGCAGAAAAAGCGGATAAAATAATAGATACATTAAAACAGAAAAATAAAAATAAAATCGAACTGACCAAAGACGATTATTACAGTTATATAAATGCTTCGCTGGATATTATTGAATACGGATTCTCTATTTCAGATGTATTTGTTACCAGTGATAAACGTGTTATCAGTGACTATGCCAACATCGCTTATAAATCAAATGATCTGTACCGGCACATCTACAAAGAAGAATATACGCAGGCGGTTTCCAATGCAATGGACATCCTGGGCGGCGTTGTGGAGTTAATCAACAGTAACAAGGAAAACCTGGCGGATAGTATTAAAAGAAGATACAGTATTACAACACTCGATACCGCTAAAATAAATGCAGTATTCCGTAGCGGGCGGTCATTATCAAAAGTTGACACGGTGCTGCTCAACAAGAGCATTGCCTTAATCACTTCTTCCGGCCAACTCCGCAGGCTGAATGACTTCATTGTTAAAACAACCCGGTACGGTTTATTTATGGCCAATATTGTAGACGCAAAGAAACCGGAAGAGGTACAGGCCGTGCTGGAAAATGTAATCTTACCTGTTGGTAGTTCTTCTATCAAAAAGAATACGCAATTTAATATTTCTGTGCAGTCTTATTTAGGTGCGTATATGCGTGTAGGTAGTGAATCTTCTACTTTAAATACCTCCTGGACCAATAAGTTCGGCATCTCTGCACCAGTGGGTATTGCTGTCAGTCATGGGTTCTCTAAATACGGATCTGTAAGTTTATTCCTGCCTTTATTTGATATCGGTGCTATCGTGGATTACCAGCTGAAAAAAGATTCTACCGTTGGCGTCAATGGCCAGGACAGCAGTATTATTAAGAAGGATTACCAGATAAAACTGGGGCAAATAATTTCTCCTGGTGTATACCTGGTATATGGATTTTTGGGCAACATACCCTTGTCAATCGGCATTGGTGGTCAGTATGGTCCGGGGTTAGGGAAGATTGACACAAAGGGTACTGTTATCAATAATCCCAGCTGGCGCTGGAATATGTTTTTAAGCGTGGATATCCCATTCTTCAACCTGTTTAATTCCAATAAAAAATATCAGCTTCAAAAAAAATTAGATTAACGCATCATTCTTTATAACTGCATATTTAATCAGGCAATAAATCTTTGTATATGCCCCCGATCATTCAACTCGATAAACTGTATTACATCAATGTTGGAGAGCATGGTACTTTCCAGCCTTCAGGAGAAGCTGCCTACGATTCCACTTATGAGCATATCGATGACATCTTTAAATACCTGGAAGCGCAGGATCAGAAAAAGCTCGTCCTTTATTTTCATGGGGGCCTGGTCGGAGAAGATAGTGGTATGGATACCGCACAGCGGATCACAAAATATGTGAAGGACAATACCACTTCGCACCCGGTTTGTTTTGTATGGGAAACCGGGCTGCTGGAAACGGTACGCCAGAATTTTGATGTAATTGGCGACTCTCCTTTTTTCAAAAAGTTGTTGATTAAAGTAGTAAAAATTGCCGGTAAAATGCTGGGTATTGAGGTGGCTGATTTCATAGGTGCTTCCAAAGGTGTTGGAAATCTGACGGAAGAAGAAATAAATGCGGAACTATCCAAAGAGGAACCTTTCAAAGATTACAAGGTTGATCCGGGAAAGAAGTCTGTCAACCTGGTGGCTGTTGAAAATATGCAGGATGAAGAGGTCATTAAACTGGCCATCGCATCTGAAGTAGAAGCGGAAGTAGAAGAAGAGGTTTACAGTGATGTGGCGTTTCAGAACCTGGCCTTGCAACCCAAGCCACCGGAAGAAGAAAGGCTCATGAAAGGAGAGCATCCTGCCATTGAAGATGCGACCGGTAAGAAAGGGATTATATTGCCTGCCAGGCTGATAATATCTGCCACAAAAATTACGATTGCCGTTATAAGAAGACATGTCACAAAAAGAAATCATGGTTTTTATCCTACAATCATTGAAGAAATATTAAGGGAGTTTTATGTAGCCGATATCGGTACCTGGGCCTGGGGAAGAATGCGTGATAAGGCCAGGGATATGTGGAATGAAGATGATTTTTCAGGAGATCCTTTGGATTGGCATGCCGGCACCTACCTGTTGAAAAAAATCGTTGAATATAAAAAGGATCATCCCGATCTTATCATTGATCTTGTAGGACATTCAGCTGGTTCTATTGCCATCTGCGAATTAATAAAAGCTGTTAATGAAAGAAACATTGACCTTGCATTCAGGAATATCCTTTTCATGGCGCCGGCTTGCAGGTGTGAGTTGTTTGCTGAAACAATATTAAAAGGCCCTGCGAGATTTAAAAATTTCAGGTGCTTCACCATGTCTGATGTGTATGAAATAAAAGATCATCTCGTTCCGGTACTCTATCCGCGTTCATTATTATATTTAATCTCCGGTATTCTCGAAGAGCGGCAGAACGATGCTTTTATCCTGGGATTACAAAGACATATTACAGGTGGTAAACCTTATGATAAGGAACCAGTGCTGCAGTCAATCATGAACTTTATAAAAGGAGATGGAAGAATCTCTTATTCCGTTACCGGCGATGACTCCACCGACGGATTCCGTTCTACCGCGTTGCATCACGGCGATTTTGATAATGATAAGGAAGCAACCCTCGATAGTTTAATGTATCTCATAAAACAATAGCTATATGGCAAAAAATGACAAGGATTTTGCTGTGGTAGTTGGTGTAAGTCATTACGAAGGATTGAAACCTTTGAAAGGCCCTGATACGGATGCAGCGGCTTTCAGAGACTGGCTTTTGTCTGAAGAAGGCGGAAATATCCCCGAAGAAAATTGCAAGTTTTTAGTATCGAAGGAAACGCCTTTGATACCGTTGCAGGATGATATTGACAGACGTTTTGGAGAGATATTAAAAGCACTGCGGGATGCTACCGGTACGGGTAGAAGACTTTATTTTTATTTTTCAGGACATGGCTTGGGCATCACCTGGGATGAAACGGCACTGGCACTTCCACCCTGGTCGGATATCATGAGAAACTACGCGCTTTCTTCTACCAGTTATCTGAATACCCTGATAGAATGTGGCTTTTTTGAAGAAGTGTTTTTTTTCCTGGATTGTTGCAGAAACAGGATTCCCGGAACAACCGGCGCCAAACCATTATTTGGAAACGTAAAGCCGGCGCAGGGTACCGCCTATTGTGATAGCCTCGTTTGTTATTCTACTGAATTTGACAATGCAGCTTATGAAGCAGAGATGGTCACCAGCAAAGACGGTGTGCTGGATAATAACCTCGTCAGGGGCCTGTTTACCGTTGCGCTTATAAGTGGCCTGAAAGGCGCTGCCGCCAGGAATGGACAGGTAACCATCATGAGCCTGATGGAGTATCTGCAGAGCTATCTGCCCGAACTGGCAAAACAACAACAAAAGAAACAGGTTCCCCGCTTCATTAATAATTCCAGGGTACCTGATAAACCGATTACAGGAAAATTGACGTTAACAGATATTGATGTTACCATTAGCTTTTCCCGGCCTGCACAAATGGTTGTATTGGAAGACCCTAATTTAAATATACTCTGGACCGGAAGTACGGATGCTGGTCCGCAGGCTTTCAAACTTAAAAGAGGGAACTACTGCATGCGGTATGAGCATAATGACGCTGATATGAAAACGATCAGGATTGATGGAACACAAAATCCTTTTAATTATGAGTTCTGACAATATTTCCAATTATGTCTTCTCTTTTGAAGCGGATGGCCCTCTATCACAATTCGTTAAATTGAAATTATTTAATGGATTTGATGACCTGGTAGCTGAGGCATATGGGAAGATAACAGTAAATATCCCGAAGGGACTTTACAAACTCAATATTGAGTTTAATGAACAGATTATACAACGCACCTATCGTGTTGATAAAGATATAACGGATAGCTGGCTGGCTGCCGGTACCTATTCATCTATACCTGACCAGCAGCTGCTGTCTTCGCATGAATACTATTCTTATACAGCTGAGATGTGGAGTAAAAAATCTACAGTTGGTATTACGGAGGAGGTACGGAATTCTTCGCTGTTTGTTTTTTTACGCTATCCGAATAAAGAAGTAAAAGATAAACAGGTTGAAGCGGCTACTTCGATGGGGGAATATTTTTCATTGCTGGATAGCACGAGAAAAGAAATATACACGTTTGATGATCACTTCATCGAGGAAGACCATGAAGTTGGCTGGCTGGCATTTAATGCGCCGTTGAGCAAAGGAGTTTATTTCCTGGTGTACAATGGTCCCCTGAAAAGAGAAATGCCGCTGTATGTTTTTGAGCAATGGCAAACCCAGGTGTTTATCACTTTCAACCTGACACCGGTCTTTAAGAGTACAAGGATACTGCTTTCACGCCCATGGAATGGATACCAGGTGCTGGAGCGGGATAACCTCGAACTGGATGCCATGGTTCAGAAAATGCATAATGGTATTTACTATGTTCCGCAGAATTTAATTGACAGGGTAGCAGATGTAAAATGGGAGAATCCCATGTTAGGCATCATTGTCTGCTATGCTTACCTGCTGAGTGACCGTAAAGATAATGATGTACTTTTTGATATCATTGTTGATAATATCCAGCATAGAATTTTGAATGATACCAACGCCCCTGATATACTGGCGCTTAATTTATTGGCTGCTATTCATAAGAAACAGGTCATTCCTGATAGTCCGCTGGCCTATCCCTGCATGCTCCTGGCGGGTATGAAGGCTTATATGGAGCAATCTTTTAAACAGCCGCACTTAATAGCGCCGGGTAGCATTGTAGAACAATCGCTATCTAAAATGATGTTTGATTGTGTGTGGACAACATACGAGCCGCTTGCTGTTACAAAGGGAATAGGTGATCCTGTTCCACCTCCGATGCCTGCTATGGAAGAGCAAATAATAAAAGCTGCGGCGCCTCCTCCTCCTGTGAAAAGTCCGGATATGGCTACCAACTGGATCACCGCCAGTCTCTTTAATAAACTGATAACAGAAGAACCTATCGTGGGCGGAATTAATAGTATTGCCGAGCAATACCGTATTACGCCGAATATTGTTAAAGAGAATCTTGCGCAGATCAGTGCTTCTCCGGGCGCCTTAATGGATATGATAACAAAACTGGCTGGTAATGATACCATACAGATCAATAAAACAACAAAGATGGTTACGGAGAATATTAATAAGCTGATGAAGGGAGGGGAATAAAAGCAAGCGGTAAAAATGACAAATAATGAACGGATTTGTGACAAAAAGAAAACTTATATTAGTAATCAGGCTTGTTTTATAAGTATAAACATGATTTTTTTTCTAAAACGTATTATTTTCTGTTGTGCAGAATTCTGAGTGTGTATTGATTTTGCAAGTTTGTAAATCCGGCGAAGTGAAGTTTTATTTTTGCATATTGTTATTGTTGGCTGGGCAGGGATTATATGCCCAATCTTATTATTTCAGGCATTATGAAGTGGAGAACGGTCTTTCACATAATACAGTTTCGTGTAGTGTGCAGGACAAGGAAGGTTTTATGTGGTTTGGTACCAGGGATGGTCTCAACAGATTTGATGGACATCAATTTAAAACATGGGCTATTGAAAGCGAAAACCCCAATAGACTGTCCATAAGTTATATTACTGCGTTGGCGCTTGATAGTAGCGGCGTTTTGTGGGTTGGCACACAGAAGGGAATCTATCGGTTTGATAAGCAAAAAGAACGCCTGGTTCCTGTTATTGATACACTCAAAAGTTTCATGTTGATGGTCGACAGGTATAATCAGCTCTGGATTATATCCAATAACATAGCATATATTTATGAGATAGGGAGTAATAAGATAAGGAGACTTAGTAATGAAGCATATTTTGATCCGATCTGCTTTTGCCAATCAGCAGATGGTACTGTATGGATCGGAACACGTAGCGGTTATTTATGCCGGTTCAATAATAACACCGGTAAGATTGAAAAATACAACCTGTTTAGTCATTCATCTCCTACAGAATTTAAATCCGTCCTGAAAATTGCTGCTGATCAAAATGGTTTCATCTATATTGGTACACTCGCGCAGGGTATCAAAAAATTCAGTACCGCGACTTTAACCTATACCGATATACTCGACCATCATTCCGATGGAAGCACCATTTTTGTACTCGATATTTTGCAGGTAAACGAACAGGAAATCTGGTTTGGAACGGAGGGGGGGATTTTGGTGCTTAATAATCAAACCGGGGAATTTCATAGTATCCGGAGAAGATACCTGGACCCTTATTCGATTTCTGATAATGCTATATATACGATCTGCAAAGACAGGGAAGGAGGCATCTGGGTGGGAACATACTTTGGTGGCATTAATTATTTACCCAACAGATACCCTACGTTCGAGAAATTTTTCCCCGATAATTCAGCGCATTCCATTGGTGGTAATGCTGTGCGTGAAATTTGCCAGGATAGCACGGGAAATTTATGGATAGCAACAGAAGACGCAGGCATCACCAGGCTCAATCCCAAGACCAGGGAGGTTAAACATTTTATGCCTGGAAGCAGTCCAGGCAGTATTGCTCATTCAAACATTCATGGCTTATTGGTCGTAAAAAACGACTTATGGATAGGAACACACCTTTATGGACTGGACATCATGGATATACGCACCGGAAAGGTAAAAAGGCATTATAATGCCGGTACCGGTAAAGGAGACCTGAAGAGCGGTTTTATCCTGACTTTCCTGCAAACAAGAAGCGGTGATATTTATATTGGTAACCAGGTTGCCTTATATAAGTACAATCCTTCGGAAGACAATTTTATGAAAGTGGCCACTGATTGGCCAGAGGTTGCCATAACCAGTCTGATGGAAGATAAAATGGGCATTATATGGGTGGGTACCAATAACGGGCTGTATTTTTTTAATCCCTTATCTAATACGGGAACGCGTTATGAGAATAAGCTGGATAGTGGTATTATGAGTATGTTAGTTTCAGCCATTTATCAGGATAGCTACGATTATATATGGGTGGCCACTGAGGGAAACGGGATTTGGCGATTTGATCATGACGGAAAAAACTTCAGAAGATATACAACTGCAGATGGCCTGCCGGGTAATACCTGTTTTAAAGTACTGGAAGACAATTATAGAACTTTGTGGATTACCACAACAAAAGGGCTGGTAAACATGTCCGTTAAGGATGGGGTGATCGCTATTTATAAGAAAGCAGACGGATTGTTGAGTGACCAGTTTAACTATAATTCAGGATACAAAGACCGGGAAGGCAATCTATATTTTGGCAGCATAAGGGGAATGATAGCATTTAAACCTTCGCTATCTCCACAAAGCCGGTTTGTTCCGCGAATATATATTACCGGGTTTCAGGTGAAAAATAATGAGGTGGAAATCAGCCCGAATGGTATCCTGCATAAATCTATACTCTTTACAGATGAAATTGTATTGCCGTATAATAAGTCCACTTTTAGCATCGACTTTGCAGCCGCAAGTTTTGCATCACCGGAAAGAATCCTGTATAGTTACAGGATGGATGGTATTGATAATGACTGGAACAGGCTTAAATCCAACCAGAAAGTTTATTTCACTGATCTGAAACCAGGGAAGTACACGTTCAGGGTCAAAGCTGCTGGTCCTGATTTTCAAAGGGTAGCGGAAAAGGAACTCGGTATCAGGATACTTCCTCCCATATGGAGCACTATATGGGCCTACCTGTTATACTTTCTGATTTTTGCGGGGCTGACATATTACCTGTTGCGTAGTTACCGTCATATACAACATGCAAAAAAGGAAAAGGAGATCATCGATGCGAAAATGGAATTCTTCACTAATATTGCCCATGAAATAAAAACACCTCTTACCCTGATCAAAGGCCCCGTTGATAACCTGCGGGAAATTGCGCATGATACGCCGGAAATAGAAGAAGATCTGGCTATGATGGAGCGGAATACCGACCGGCTTATTAATCTCGTTAGCCAGATTCTTGACTTCAGACAAACAGAAGTAAAGGGATTCAGACTCAGCTTTGAGAGAGTGAATATAAACCTGCTGCTGGAAGAAGCATTTGATACATTCAATTTTGTTGCAAAGAAAAGGAAACTTTTATATGAAGTGAAATTGCCACACATAGCAGTTGTTTCTCTGGCTGATGGGGAAGCGTTGTATAAAATTTTCACTAACCTGATTAGCAATGCCGTGAAATATGCTTCCACGACTGTAAATATAAGGTTAATAGAACCTGTAACAGATACCGATAACATAACGTTGGAAGTATCAAATGATGGTGCGCTTATTGCCATGGAGATGAAAGAAAAGATATTTGAACCTTTTTTCCGTATCAAAGAAACGGCGGGGAAGAAAGGAACAGGTATAGGGCTTACTTTGGCGAGGTCGTTGGCCGAGCTGCACGGAGGTTCGCTTTACTTGCAACGAAACGAAGAGAATATGAATACATTTATTCTCACGATCCCTTATAAATCCCCAAGGACTAAGCCTGATTTATATGTATCTGAGTAAACTTCTAAACAAGAAATAATGCATCCACTGATTCTGCTTGTCGATGATGAGGAAGAAATACTGGATTTCCTCGAACGTATGTTTAAAAGCCGGTATAGTGTGCTTCGGGCAGTAAGTGCATCAGAAGCGTTGGAAATATTGGAACATGAAGTAGTACAGTTGATCATCAGTGATGTAATGATGCCGGGAATGGACGGTTTTGAATTATGCAGGATCGTTAAGTTGAATGATAAAACTTCCCATATCCCGCTTATATTACTTACCGCAAAGAGTACGATGCAATCCAAAATAAGTGGGTTAGAACTGAAAGCAGATGCATATATAGAAAAACCATTTTCAAAAGAGCATCTCCTCGCGCAAACAGCCAGTTTACTGGCAAACAGAGATAATGTTCAGAATTATCTTGCAGGATCACCATTACTGCATCTTAAGAGCAAAGATTATTCAAAGGCCAGTCAAAAATTTCTCGAACAGCTCTGTGATGTTATTAACAGGTATATCGAAGATGAAAACCTGGGAGTTGAAATACTTGCCGAAAAGCTTAATATGAGCCGGATGACCTTATATCGGAGAATAAGGGAAGTATCCAAACTTACCCCTGCACAATTAATTAACCAGGTACGCCTTGAAAAGGCTGCTGAGTTGCTGGTAACAAAAGAGTATAAAGTTTATGAAGTGGCTATGAAGGTGGGTTTCCAGTCACAAAGCAACTTTGCAAGGAACTTCCTGCGGCAATTCAAGGTTTCGCCAACACAGTTTTTACAATCCCGGCGAAACGATAAAGAGGAAGAGAATGATTGTTAACATGGCGGATATCCGGATGAATGCCCGATACTGATCAGCTGTGCGCATCAAAAAGTATCAGCGTGACTTCAAAGAAAAGCACAACGGGTTCCGGGTTCTGATCTTTACAAGGTAGCCAGACTACAAAAATGATACGTTTTGACTTTTTTTTGATACTTATGGCATAAGTCAAATTATAAATTTGAAGTTCCTTTGTGTTATAAATCAATTTATTGTTTGTTAGCCCAAAACAAATGCACTTTCATTATAGTAACCAGATGTAATAGAGATTGATGGATGATTTCTTGGAAAAAAGATATTAACGGCTTTCAGATACCCGGTATTTTAAAAAAAATATATGACTATTTTAATTAGTTGTGAATCCTGACTTTTTATAAGAGAGTTAAAAATAGATATAAGTTCATCGCCTGGTGAACCTTACCAGATAGTTACCCCACAGCGGGAAAGTAATACAAAATTACAAGTAATCTCATTTTACATGGCAGTCAGTCAGATTGCCAATGGAATACTTATCATCATTATTATCAAAATCAATCGAAAATGAGTAGCAATAAGTTTATTGTTCCACTAAGTATGTTGGGCGCCGGTGATGTTGAAGAGGGAATCAGGTGTGGGCTTTTAGGTGGATTGATACAAGATTTAAGTCAGCAGGGAATTAATATTTCCGATGGTTTTGTGATTACGGCTCAGGCATATAAGCATTTTTTGTCTTCGAATCAGCTCGAATCGCAAATAAGGAAGTATTTACGTGCTATTGAGTACGATAATAAGAAGTCATTGAATAGCGCATCGGCTAAAATCAGGCAATTAATCCTGGGCGCGAAATTTCCCGCAGAGCTGCACAGGCAGATTATCAGTTCCTATAATGCTTTATCTAAGCAATACCATATTCCAGATACTTATGTTGCTATATATTCATCAGTTGTGGAAGACGATGTTTCTGATCTGTTATTTGATTCTCAGCGGGAAGCATACATAAATGTCAGAGGCGCGGCAATGCTGACAGATATAATAAAGAGATGTTTTGCAGACCAGTTTACTGATCAGGCGATAAGCTACCGGTATGCTATGGGGCACCGGCTTTTCAATATAGGAACGTCTGTTTGTATCCGGAAAATGGTTCGCCCCGGCCTGGCGGCTTCCGGCCTCGCCTGTGCCCTGGATACTGGAGGCAAGTTTACAGGGGCAGTAGTGATAAATGGATCTTATGGCCCTGGACAATTGGTGATGCAGAAGAAGGTATCAGCAGATGAATTTGTTGTGCTTAGGTCTACCTTACAAGAGCCCGGTATTCCCATCATTGAGAAGAAAATGGGGGATAAAGGAAAAATGATGATCTACGGTAGTAATCCTTATGAAGAAACAGCTGTTATCCCCACAGATAAAATCATGCAATGCAGATTTTGCCTGGAAGATGAACAGGTGCTGATGATTGCCAGATGGGTAATTGCGATAGAAAAATTTGCCCGTAACAAAGGATATTGGTTTCCACTGAATATTGAGTGGGCAATTGATGGGCGGACCAACCAGTTGTTTGTTGTGGGAATCAGCGGGAGCTCTGCTGATT
The Chitinophaga sp. MM2321 DNA segment above includes these coding regions:
- a CDS encoding PEP/pyruvate-binding domain-containing protein, which produces MSSNKFIVPLSMLGAGDVEEGIRCGLLGGLIQDLSQQGINISDGFVITAQAYKHFLSSNQLESQIRKYLRAIEYDNKKSLNSASAKIRQLILGAKFPAELHRQIISSYNALSKQYHIPDTYVAIYSSVVEDDVSDLLFDSQREAYINVRGAAMLTDIIKRCFADQFTDQAISYRYAMGHRLFNIGTSVCIRKMVRPGLAASGLACALDTGGKFTGAVVINGSYGPGQLVMQKKVSADEFVVLRSTLQEPGIPIIEKKMGDKGKMMIYGSNPYEETAVIPTDKIMQCRFCLEDEQVLMIARWVIAIEKFARNKGYWFPLNIEWAIDGRTNQLFVVGISGSSADFRKRMGLLKSLVFDVNCIVFGMVN
- a CDS encoding response regulator, with amino-acid sequence MHPLILLVDDEEEILDFLERMFKSRYSVLRAVSASEALEILEHEVVQLIISDVMMPGMDGFELCRIVKLNDKTSHIPLILLTAKSTMQSKISGLELKADAYIEKPFSKEHLLAQTASLLANRDNVQNYLAGSPLLHLKSKDYSKASQKFLEQLCDVINRYIEDENLGVEILAEKLNMSRMTLYRRIREVSKLTPAQLINQVRLEKAAELLVTKEYKVYEVAMKVGFQSQSNFARNFLRQFKVSPTQFLQSRRNDKEEENDC
- a CDS encoding caspase family protein encodes the protein MAKNDKDFAVVVGVSHYEGLKPLKGPDTDAAAFRDWLLSEEGGNIPEENCKFLVSKETPLIPLQDDIDRRFGEILKALRDATGTGRRLYFYFSGHGLGITWDETALALPPWSDIMRNYALSSTSYLNTLIECGFFEEVFFFLDCCRNRIPGTTGAKPLFGNVKPAQGTAYCDSLVCYSTEFDNAAYEAEMVTSKDGVLDNNLVRGLFTVALISGLKGAAARNGQVTIMSLMEYLQSYLPELAKQQQKKQVPRFINNSRVPDKPITGKLTLTDIDVTISFSRPAQMVVLEDPNLNILWTGSTDAGPQAFKLKRGNYCMRYEHNDADMKTIRIDGTQNPFNYEF
- a CDS encoding two-component regulator propeller domain-containing protein translates to MKFYFCILLLLAGQGLYAQSYYFRHYEVENGLSHNTVSCSVQDKEGFMWFGTRDGLNRFDGHQFKTWAIESENPNRLSISYITALALDSSGVLWVGTQKGIYRFDKQKERLVPVIDTLKSFMLMVDRYNQLWIISNNIAYIYEIGSNKIRRLSNEAYFDPICFCQSADGTVWIGTRSGYLCRFNNNTGKIEKYNLFSHSSPTEFKSVLKIAADQNGFIYIGTLAQGIKKFSTATLTYTDILDHHSDGSTIFVLDILQVNEQEIWFGTEGGILVLNNQTGEFHSIRRRYLDPYSISDNAIYTICKDREGGIWVGTYFGGINYLPNRYPTFEKFFPDNSAHSIGGNAVREICQDSTGNLWIATEDAGITRLNPKTREVKHFMPGSSPGSIAHSNIHGLLVVKNDLWIGTHLYGLDIMDIRTGKVKRHYNAGTGKGDLKSGFILTFLQTRSGDIYIGNQVALYKYNPSEDNFMKVATDWPEVAITSLMEDKMGIIWVGTNNGLYFFNPLSNTGTRYENKLDSGIMSMLVSAIYQDSYDYIWVATEGNGIWRFDHDGKNFRRYTTADGLPGNTCFKVLEDNYRTLWITTTKGLVNMSVKDGVIAIYKKADGLLSDQFNYNSGYKDREGNLYFGSIRGMIAFKPSLSPQSRFVPRIYITGFQVKNNEVEISPNGILHKSILFTDEIVLPYNKSTFSIDFAAASFASPERILYSYRMDGIDNDWNRLKSNQKVYFTDLKPGKYTFRVKAAGPDFQRVAEKELGIRILPPIWSTIWAYLLYFLIFAGLTYYLLRSYRHIQHAKKEKEIIDAKMEFFTNIAHEIKTPLTLIKGPVDNLREIAHDTPEIEEDLAMMERNTDRLINLVSQILDFRQTEVKGFRLSFERVNINLLLEEAFDTFNFVAKKRKLLYEVKLPHIAVVSLADGEALYKIFTNLISNAVKYASTTVNIRLIEPVTDTDNITLEVSNDGALIAMEMKEKIFEPFFRIKETAGKKGTGIGLTLARSLAELHGGSLYLQRNEENMNTFILTIPYKSPRTKPDLYVSE